Proteins found in one Zea mays cultivar B73 chromosome 1, Zm-B73-REFERENCE-NAM-5.0, whole genome shotgun sequence genomic segment:
- the LOC100276591 gene encoding UV-B-induced protein At3g17800, chloroplastic, whose product MEAAAVAAALRSPTATTAAAAAGPTWRAAAPGAASLAFDRRRSFAFGSIKGLGRQQLTSRSTRRRSSVVRASWSPSESLPPSSSIAPLRMESPAGQLLSQILHTHPHLLSAAAEQQLEQLQTDREADKEKDKESDAGDKLAPTGGDLVLYRRIAEVKEKERRRTLEEILYALVVQKFVEAGVSLVPALSRSTDPSGRVDQWAETVEEKLQRLHSHEAYEMIENHLTLILGQRQGDATIAAISKLRVGQVYAASVMYGYFLKRVDQRFQLEKTMKGLPWGSEEEDSALNQVMMTDLMPSAQTSSSHPEMGSWTAPAFSTGGPSQSIKPCRLRSYVMSFDSDTLQRYATVRSKEAFGIIEKHTEALFGKPEIVITPEGTLDSSKDEHIRISFAGLRRLILEAVTFGSFLWDVESFVDSRYHFVTS is encoded by the exons ATGGAGGCGGCAGCAGTAGCCGCGGCGCTCAGGTCGCCTaccgccaccaccgccgccgccgccgctggcccCACGTGGCGGGCCGCGGCCCCGGGCGCCGCCTCGCTCGCCTTTGACCGGAGACGCAGCTTCGCCTTCGGCTCCATCAAG GGTCTCGGGCGGCAGCAGCTCACCTCTAGGTCTACTAGGAGGCGAAGCAGTGTGGTCAGGGCATCCTGGTCCCCCTCGGAGTCTCTGCCACCGTCCTCGTCGATCGCGCCTCTCAGGATGGAATCGCCGGCGGGGCAGCTACTCTCGCAAATCCTGCACACGCACCCGCACTTGCTGTCTGCCGCTGCCGAGCAGCAGCTCGAGCAGCTCCAGACCGACCGCGAGGCCGACAAGGAGAAGGATAAGGAGAGCGATGCTGGCGACAAGCTGGCTCCGACAGGTGGCGACCTCGTGCTGTACAG GCGGATTGCTGAAGTAAAAGAGAAGGAACGGAGAAGGACTTTGGAGGAGATACTCTATGCTCTGGTTGTTCAGAAGTTCGTTGAAGCTGGTGTCTCTCTGGTTCCAGCACTCTCACGCTCCACCGATCCTTCTGGAAGAGTTGATCAGTGGGCAGAAACTGTGGAAGAAAAGCTTCAACGTCTGCACTCGCATGAGGCCTATGAAATGATCGAGAATCACCTCACCCTCATTCTGGGGCAGCGTCAAGGTGACGCCACTATCGCAGCCATAAGTAAGCTCCGTGTTGGCCAGGTCTATGCTGCATCTGTGATGTACGGTTATTTCCTGAAGAGAGTTGACCAGAGGTTCCAGCTCGAGAAGACAATGAAGGGCCTCCCTTGGGGGTCAGAAGAGGAAGACAGCGCTTTGAATCAAGTTATGATGACCGACTTGATGCCTTCAGCTCAGACTTCTAGCTCTCATCCAGAGATGGGCTCGTGGACCGCGCCTGCCTTCAGCACAGGAGGGCCCAGCCAATCTATCAAGCCTTGCCGCCTTAGGTCGTATGTCATGTCGTTTGATTCCGATACGCTCCAGAGGTATGCGACAGTCAGGTCAAAGGAGGCCTTCGGCATCATTGAGAAGCACACGGAAGCGCTATTTGGGAAGCCAGAGATTGTGATCACACCTGAAGGCACCCTTGATTCTTCCAAGGATGAGCATATTAGGATAAGCTTTGCTGGGCTGAGAAGGCTGATCCTGGAGGCTGTTACCTTCGGATCGTTCCTCTGGGACGTTGAGAGCTTTGTGGATTCCCGGTACCATTTCGTGACCAGCTAA
- the LOC100383739 gene encoding Anthranilate synthase beta subunit 2, chloroplastic encodes MAYAARLVAKVHLAATPQAEPRHLSSFRVGALSRSTTVQRQKFVAKSAISAVESGDTFVGVKQNTRPIIVIDNYDSFTYNLCQYMGEVGANFEVYRNDEITVEEIKKISPRGILISPGPGTPQDSGISLQTVTELGPSIPLFGVCMGLQCIGEAFGGKVVRSPYGVVHGKGSLVHYDEKLDGTLFYDIPNPFQAGRYHSLVIEKDSFPHDTLEIVAWTDDGLIMAARHRIYKHIQGVQFHPESIITTEGRLMVNNFIKIIEGYEASNCSP; translated from the exons ATGGCCTACGCCGCACGCCTCGTAGCCAAGGTCCACCTCGCCGCGACGCCGCAGGCCGAGCCGCGCCACCTCTCCAGCTTCCGCGTAG GAGCACTCAGTCGATCCACAACCGTTCAACGGCAAAAGTTTGTTGCTAAATCTGCTATCTCGGCTGTGGAAAGTGGTGATACATTTGTTGGAGTAAAGCAAAATACTAGACCTATCATAGTCATAGACAACTATGATAGCTTCACATATAATTTATGCCAG TACATGGGAGAGGTTGGAGCTAATTTTGAGGTTTATCGCAATGATGAGATCACTGTGGAAGAAATTAAGAA GATTTCTCCTAGAGGAATACTTATTTCCCCAGGCCCTG GCACTCCTCAAGATTCAGGAATATCCTTGCAAACAGTTACAGAGCTTGGGCCCTCAATACCGTTGTTTGGGGTTTGCATGGGTTTACAGTGCATTGGAGAGGCATTTGGAG GGAAGGTTGTTCGATCCCCTTACGGCGTTGTGCACGGAAAGGGCTCCCTTGTTCATTATGATGAGAAACTTGATGGAACTCTGTTTTATGATATTCCTAA CCCATTCCAGGCTGGAAGGTATCACAGCCTTGTAATCGAGAAGGATAGTTTCCCGCATGATACCCTGGAAATTGTTGCGTGGACAGATGATGGGTTGATCATGGCTGCTCGCCACAGGATATACAAACATATTCAG GGCGTGCAGTTCCATCCGGAGAGCATCATAACTACTGAAGGGAGGCTCATGGTCAACAATTTTATCAAGATTATTGAAGGCTACGAAGCCTCGAATTGCTCTCCGTGA